The Desulfurococcaceae archaeon DNA window ATTGGGCCGCTGGAGGTGCCGACACCCTTTGCTCACAACATCATAGTACACGGATATACCGATATCGTATTAATGGAAGATATGAGAAGGCTTCTTGCGAGATTGCACGAACTCGTTATTCAAAGGCTAAAGCAGATGAACGCCGTGGAAGCGCCAGGCGCTCCATGGAAAGTGTGAAATAATGCACCGTTCTAGGAACCCGACACCCCCTCCCTTTCTTGCTTAACCTTTTCATCCGTTTTATCACCGGTACGGCTGTATAGGAGTTTTTCAAGAACCTTATCGCTTACGCTAAAAACGGATTTCGCGATAGCTTTTACGTACTCGTCGCTCGGCACAGACTTTGAAAAACCAATCCTGATCGCTAGTGCTTTTTTAAGCGCTTCCTTCTCCTCTCTGCTTCTAACTTCACCTTTAAATATTAGCTCTGCGAGTTTCAGCCCAACAAAAAACTTTGCATAGTTCATGACCGTTCTCTCCTCTTCTGGAAAGGCCTCTAAGACCTTGTACAATACGTTCTTGAATTCTTCTTCGCTTAGGAAACCCAGTGTAAGCTTCGTTAACGGCATTCTGAGCAACCTCGCTATGATATTACTGTCTATGGTTCCCGAGGGCGAGAGTTCTTTCAGCTTTTCACGTGCTTCCTTGAGCTTACCTTCGAGGACGCTGTTTAAGGTACATTCCAGTGCCTCCTCGACGTAGAACACTTTCTCGAAGAGTTCAGGGTACTCCTGATCCAGTTTAAGGCCGTATTTGCCTATTATGTACAGCGTCGCCATCTCCTTGTCGTATATGTCCGGTGGCTGGGCTTTGCCACGTATTGGCTGGAGTTTATGTGCTTGGTAGGCTTTTTTCAGCATCTCCACCGCAATAGACCTATCCACGTTATCGAACGACTTTACCAGCTCGCTTAGTAGAGCTACTGCCACCTGCACTCGTTTTTTGTGAGGCGACTTCATGTCTACCAGCCATTTTCGACAGTTCCAGCCTGATAAGCCGCTTAAGCCTCAGATCTAGGCTTGTTCTACCCGTAAACACCCTGTACTGAAACTTATTTTTGTTAAAAATAAGCTTTATGGCCGAGACATCTATCATGTTTTTCTCTATTTTTAAGTAAACTTCATATTTTAAGGCCTTTTCACGGATTTCACATGAAGACACATACATGCCCTCTTGCTTCAGAAGCTGCACTACTTTTTCAACTAGCAATATTACATCCTGCGGTTTCAGGGTCTCCAAGCATATTTCACCTTTACGTGACCAAGCGCTTCGAGTATTTCGATATACCACCCAGCCAGCTGCCTTATTAATATTTTCTTGGCGTCTTCGCATGTCGCTACAACTCCATAGACCTCTTTGAAGGCTTCCCTGCAGAGCTCGCAGTGCACTAGGCGCCCCACCCTCTCCTCGACGATGCTGATGATCGCCTCAAAGGATAGGGGTTCTAGCTCCACCCTTTTCTCTAGTTCACTTAGTAGTTGTGAAGAGGGTATTAGCTGTGCACAGTTTAGTGCCCTCTCTCTGCATTTCTTCATGTAGGCTAATAGAAGGTCATAGTTTTCGATAAGGCTTCTAGTTGATAAAAAAGGCGTTTCATTGAACATGCCGGTAAACAAGCTTAAAACCCTGTAAGGGATGAGAGCTTTTCTTTTAATTCCCGCCTATGTCGCTCATCAACCGAGTTATAAAGCTTTTTCAGCGCCTCTACAAGGTCGTCTATGATGATCGCTATCACGGTGTCCTTCTCGTAAGGTGCCGCCTGCTCGATCGCCCTCGTTAAGATCTCGTCACTCGGATGTGAGAGTCTCTTAACGTACTTTCTAACGGCTGTAGGGGATATTCCAAGTATTCTCGCGAGCTCCGTTATGCTCCTAGTCGACAACATGAACTCTACTATCTTGTACCTCGCGTCTTTACTGACCCAGTGTACGGGAAAGTCTGTCCCATGTCTGGGCTGTTCACTCATACGAAGCGCACCGGGTTGCTTCTCACTACATATAATTCTTGAGGTTAATAAAGAGTAGCGTAATACCTCCTAATAGTAGGGGTGTTTTATTTGAAACAGCAATTGTTGGTATACAGCGGTCAACTAGAAGTCATCGAGTACCCGGGTGTGGTCGTACATGAAGGAGTCCTCGTGAAGCCTTTATTCATATATGTAGGTGATTTTGAAAAGGCTGTTCTTAGTGGGCATATACCGGTTTCAAGGCCCACTACTCTAGGCGCCGTAGGCGTGGTCAGAATAATAGAGGCTACAGGACCCTTTACGGAGTACACTGGGAAGATATACACCGTGACGCCGTTCGGGGCACGGGGCGTACTCGGAGTCGAGGAAAATGGTCTATTAGCCACGTTTACATCACTACACACATCGTACCTCGACGAGCCGCTATTAAACCCTTCACCGCTAGATGCTATAAGGCCCTTGATTAAGCACTCAGTAGAGCTAGCCCGCTCTTGTGAGGAACCCGTACTCGTTGAAGGTTGCGGGCTCGTGGGCGTGGCCGTGGGCATGGCGCTTAGACGTAGAGAGATTGAACCAGTATTTTACTGCGAAGATGCGAGAAGAAACGCCCTTGGCTATGGATTTACAGTTGCTTCTCACATTAGTGAATTAAACCGTAAGTGGAATGACGTTGTCTTAACGAGCACGAATACGGCATCTAAATACAGGATTTCAAGGGACCTTGACTACAGGAGACTAGTGATATCCAGGCTCTCATTTACATCCTGGATACCAGTTAAAAAAGGTATCTCTAGCTTAGAAGTAAGAGTAGTCGATAAGAGTAACGACGTCCCCACATCTCTAGTAAAGAGTATAGTAGGGGACCTAAGTAGAGGGGTTAAAATATACAATCTAGCTGGCTTAGAGCACTCGATCGGGCTTTTCCCACCAAAGGGCCTAGGAAGCATTATTTCATTGGGAGCTTGAACAAAAAGAGTATTTAATGCGTCGGTCTGGGAAGCAACGCTATCTACGCCTCTTCTACGAGCCTAGCCAGCCGTTTCACGCCTTCGTAGATCTGCTCGTGAGACGGATAGCTGAAGTTTAGCCTCATGCTATTTTCACCGGTTCCATCCACGTGGAAGCTCCCACCCGGGACATAGGCTACTTTGTACTCATCTATTGCTTTTTGTAGCAGTAGTCCGGCATTGAAGCGTTTCTTATATATGTACGTGAACACAAACAACCCCCCTACGGGCTTAGAGTACCATACGTATTCAGGGAAGTACTCTTTAAGAGCATTTAGCATGGTGTCCCGTTTCGCTCGGTAGTGCGGTAAGGCCTTAGTTATTACCTTGTCTACTACTCCACGCTTAATCGCTTCCGCTACAATGAGCTGGGCAAGTGTGGCGCTGTGAAGGTCTACGTACTGCTTAACAAGCTCTATTTTCCTAACTATATCCGCACCCGCTACTACCCACCCTATTCTAAGACCAGGAGCCAGTATCTTACTAACAGTACTCATGTATACTACTCTACCCTCCTTATCCATGCTCTTCAAAGTCGAAGTATCGACCCCTTCTTCAAATACCAGGTAGCCGTAAGGGTCATCTTCTACTATTAGTAGATCGTACCTGGACGCTATTTCGAGTACGTGCTTTTTCCTCTCCTTACTCATCGTAACGCCCGCCGGGTTTTGCGCTATTGGAACCGTGTATATGAACTTCACTCTACTGAGCTCTTCTTTCGGCATTTCCTCCAGTTTTTTCTCCAAGATGTCGGTTTTAAGACCTTTATCATCTAGTGGTACTCCGATGAACCTTGCACCCGCGTTTCTAAAAGCTCCGATGGCCGCTAGGTATGTTGGGTTTTCTGTTATGACAACGTCTCCGGGGTCTACGAAGACCCTAGCTACTAGGTCTAGTGCCGACTGGCTACCGGTGGTGATCACGATGTCTTCCGGGTTGCACGCTATATTCCTCCTCGCCACGAAGCTACAAACCGTTTCTCTAACTTCCGGTACTCCTTTGGTTTCACTGTACTGCAATGCTACGTTACCGTACTTCACTATGACCTCTCTGGCTATCTCTGCAAGCTCTTCTTTGGGAAACAATGCGGGGTCAGGTATGCCGCCGGCAAAGCTTATTACATCCTTTCTCCTACTAATTATAGCCAGTAGTTCTCTTACCTCGGATGCTTTAATACTCGTTGCAAGCCTACTATAGTACTTGGAGTAGTTAACCATACACCTCAACCATTTTTAGTATCCGTATACACAATATATAAGCATTTATACGGGTTGAAGACGTCATGGAGATAAACGTATGTAGAAAGAACGTATCACGAGTTGTAGCCAGGGTAGCGTACATCTATCCAAGCACCTATAAAGCGATGATCTCGGGGCTTTCCGCAGACATCGTGTATGGATTGTTAAACAGGCTCGATGAAGTCTACGTCGAGAGATTCGCCTGTAGTCGCCTCCACGGACCCGAAGACGAACCACGTAGCTTCGAGACTGGTAGCAGACTTAGGGAGTTCTCGTTAATACTAACGAGCATACATTATGAGCCGGATATCGTGAACCTTGCTAGACTGCTACTCTCCGGGGGGATCAGCGTACTAGCGGGGCAGAGAGGAGAGCACGTAGTCATTGCCGGCGGCCCCGCCTGCATGGAAAACCCGATACCGTATAGCGATGTTGTCGACGCGTGTATTGTCGGCGAAGCGGAAGAGACCCTGGAGAAAGTAATCAATCTATGGCTTGAATATGGTGGCTCAAAGAAGAGGTTTCTCGAGGAGCTGGCTAGTTTAAGCTACGTCTACGTACCCGGCCTAAGCAACGGCATTGTCGTAAGGAAATACGCTAGAGACCTCAATACATCGTTTTATCCCATAAAGCAAGTTGAAAACACAGACATAGAGCCCGTGTACGGTCGTGGATTTAAGCTTGAAGTTTCACGGGGATGCATTTTTTGGTGTAGTTTCTGCGTTGAAACGCGCCTATTTCAGCCCTATAGAGAACGGGGCTTAAGCACGTTAAAGGGCATTTTGGAGAGAGGCCTAAACTACTCCCTGGCCGGTAAGAGAGTGGTGATATTTTCACTGGTATTTCCCGCTACACAAACCCATTACAAGCTACTCGAGTACCTGGAGAAAGAGGGCTACATCGCCTCAATACCATCTCTACGTGTATCGCCTTACCTGGAAAAGGCACTTGAATTGATAAGGAGTCTAGGTCAAAGAACGCTCACTCTTGCTCCCGAATCGTTCTCGCCCATAGTTCAATCAGTGTTATTCAAGTATACCGGTTTACTCGAGTACGTGAATAACATCCTGGAAGAAGCCATTAAAATGGGGTTCGACCTAAAGCTGTACTTGATCTACGGGTTCAAGGGCCTCGAAAACACCGACCTCGAAGTTAACTCCGAGCACTTAAACAGGCTTATAAAAACAGCTAAGCAGTTTAAGCGTAGAATGGTGGTTTCTTTCACCCCCCTAATACCCAAGCCACACACGCTCTTCCAGTGGGTTGGGATGCTACCAAGGGATAGGCTCGCCAGTATTCTAAGAGCATACAGAAATAGATTAAAAGGACCAGTTGAAACCAGGGTTTATGATATTGACTGGGCCATCATACAGGCGCAACTAGCCCTCTCTCCGAGGCCTCTTGGCTCGTTTATTGAGCAGTGGGCTAAGTGCGGTGGCGGCCTAGCAGGTTGGAGAAGAGCTATGAGGGATCTCGGAGTTAACTATGAATACGTCTTTACCGGCTACAGCCCAGAGTCCCAGCTACCGTGGGGTTTCATAGCGCTAGGCGATGAGCACGGCGAGGTAGCTAAGTCTCAGTACGTTGTTTACGAAAAATTAGCTAGGAGCCTTTAAGCACGGGTCTAAACGCTACTCCGTAATATATTAATCCGTGCTCGCATTCCTCCCCTACTCTCCTTAGTACGGGTTCCATTAGCATGCCGGCCTTGAGGTCTGTTGATAGCACGTCTGTTAGCGGGGCGAGAATCTTAACTTTCGTGGTGGTAGTTTCCAGGATGCCTAGTATGAGGGGCTTTTTGTCTTCAAACCCGTCCATTACGCTATATATTACCGTCCAGGTGATTAGTCTGGCTTTTTCATCTATTAATTCCACGTCCTCGATGTTCTTGGAGCCACAGTACCTGCACATAGAGGAGGGTGGATAGGCTGCTCTTCCGCAGTCCTTGCAGCGAGTCGCAATTAATCTGTACCTGTGAATCCTGGTTCTCCAGGTTGGGGGTATTGAAATTCTCATCGCGTACACCTATCCTACCCTGTTAATTAGTTTCCGGTATTTAGCGTAAAGAGAGTAACTTATCAATTGCTTTCTCTGCAGGTAGTCGTCTACTGTTGGCGCCCTGTCCCGCCTCTCAAGTACTTTATCCGTCACGATTATGCTGAAGGCGTCGGATCCGGCGCCACTTCCGAACGGTGCTAGTAATATCCTTTGACCCGGCTTAGCGTGCTCCAGCACCCTCGCGAAGCCTATTAGAGCGGATGAGTTGTAGCTATTGCCGATGTAGGGGGTAACAAGGCCGAGAAGTACCTTCTCTCTAGGGAATCCGAGCATCCTGGCCACTCTAAGCGGGAATGATCCATTAGGCTGATGAAATACGGCGTAGTCGAAATCTTCGGGCTTGAGCCCTGCCCTTTCGAAGAGGGCCTTAACTGCACTCACTATGTGTTTAAAGTATGAGGGCTCACCGGTGAAGGCTTCTCCGTGGAGAGGGTACTTCGAACTATCCCTTCTCCAAAAGTCCGGAGTATCGGTGACGTAGGTAGCGCTCGCTTCAAAGTAAGCTACGGACTCCTCGCGGTTACCAATGATCAACGCCGTTGCTGCAGATGATGCTGTAAACTCTAGCACATCTCCCGGATTAGCCTGTGCCGTGTCGCTTCCTACAACGAGTGTGTATTTGACCAGCCCAGATGCAACTACGCCAATGCTAGTTCTGATGGCTTCACTGGCTGCCCTGCACGCGAATTCCCAGTCCGTAGCCATGGTGTGGGGAGTTATGTTCAGTGCCTCGGCTATGATTGTTGCGGAGGGCTTGACGGCATATGGCTTACTCTCCGTCCCAAACCAAACCGCTCCTATTTCCTTGGGGTTTACACCTGCTCTTCTTAAAGCGTTCCTAGCCGCTTCC harbors:
- a CDS encoding Zn-ribbon domain-containing OB-fold protein; translation: MRISIPPTWRTRIHRYRLIATRCKDCGRAAYPPSSMCRYCGSKNIEDVELIDEKARLITWTVIYSVMDGFEDKKPLILGILETTTTKVKILAPLTDVLSTDLKAGMLMEPVLRRVGEECEHGLIYYGVAFRPVLKGS
- a CDS encoding radical SAM protein, translated to MEINVCRKNVSRVVARVAYIYPSTYKAMISGLSADIVYGLLNRLDEVYVERFACSRLHGPEDEPRSFETGSRLREFSLILTSIHYEPDIVNLARLLLSGGISVLAGQRGEHVVIAGGPACMENPIPYSDVVDACIVGEAEETLEKVINLWLEYGGSKKRFLEELASLSYVYVPGLSNGIVVRKYARDLNTSFYPIKQVENTDIEPVYGRGFKLEVSRGCIFWCSFCVETRLFQPYRERGLSTLKGILERGLNYSLAGKRVVIFSLVFPATQTHYKLLEYLEKEGYIASIPSLRVSPYLEKALELIRSLGQRTLTLAPESFSPIVQSVLFKYTGLLEYVNNILEEAIKMGFDLKLYLIYGFKGLENTDLEVNSEHLNRLIKTAKQFKRRMVVSFTPLIPKPHTLFQWVGMLPRDRLASILRAYRNRLKGPVETRVYDIDWAIIQAQLALSPRPLGSFIEQWAKCGGGLAGWRRAMRDLGVNYEYVFTGYSPESQLPWGFIALGDEHGEVAKSQYVVYEKLARSL
- a CDS encoding DUF2192 domain-containing protein, with amino-acid sequence MKSPHKKRVQVAVALLSELVKSFDNVDRSIAVEMLKKAYQAHKLQPIRGKAQPPDIYDKEMATLYIIGKYGLKLDQEYPELFEKVFYVEEALECTLNSVLEGKLKEAREKLKELSPSGTIDSNIIARLLRMPLTKLTLGFLSEEEFKNVLYKVLEAFPEEERTVMNYAKFFVGLKLAELIFKGEVRSREEKEALKKALAIRIGFSKSVPSDEYVKAIAKSVFSVSDKVLEKLLYSRTGDKTDEKVKQEREGVSGS
- a CDS encoding helix-turn-helix domain-containing protein, with protein sequence MSEQPRHGTDFPVHWVSKDARYKIVEFMLSTRSITELARILGISPTAVRKYVKRLSHPSDEILTRAIEQAAPYEKDTVIAIIIDDLVEALKKLYNSVDERHRRELKEKLSSLTGF
- a CDS encoding PLP-dependent aminotransferase family protein; translated protein: MVNYSKYYSRLATSIKASEVRELLAIISRRKDVISFAGGIPDPALFPKEELAEIAREVIVKYGNVALQYSETKGVPEVRETVCSFVARRNIACNPEDIVITTGSQSALDLVARVFVDPGDVVITENPTYLAAIGAFRNAGARFIGVPLDDKGLKTDILEKKLEEMPKEELSRVKFIYTVPIAQNPAGVTMSKERKKHVLEIASRYDLLIVEDDPYGYLVFEEGVDTSTLKSMDKEGRVVYMSTVSKILAPGLRIGWVVAGADIVRKIELVKQYVDLHSATLAQLIVAEAIKRGVVDKVITKALPHYRAKRDTMLNALKEYFPEYVWYSKPVGGLFVFTYIYKKRFNAGLLLQKAIDEYKVAYVPGGSFHVDGTGENSMRLNFSYPSHEQIYEGVKRLARLVEEA
- a CDS encoding hydroxymethylglutaryl-CoA synthase translates to MLPEEKAGIVGWGVYIPKWRLSLKEIAEVWGFNPEQPEELGVLEKSVAGVDEDAVTMGWEAARNALRRAGVNPKEIGAVWFGTESKPYAVKPSATIIAEALNITPHTMATDWEFACRAASEAIRTSIGVVASGLVKYTLVVGSDTAQANPGDVLEFTASSAATALIIGNREESVAYFEASATYVTDTPDFWRRDSSKYPLHGEAFTGEPSYFKHIVSAVKALFERAGLKPEDFDYAVFHQPNGSFPLRVARMLGFPREKVLLGLVTPYIGNSYNSSALIGFARVLEHAKPGQRILLAPFGSGAGSDAFSIIVTDKVLERRDRAPTVDDYLQRKQLISYSLYAKYRKLINRVG